From Thalassococcus sp. S3, one genomic window encodes:
- a CDS encoding 3-oxoacyl-[acyl-carrier-protein] synthase III C-terminal domain-containing protein has product MSVLCHISLPQDGYAHVPLSELNDTHGLNRRASQTYDRFYGLQAVIRHEGSLDRMLSDVLGRALEQVPDASERAGQLVYCKTQTHNTRTDLSWLRRFADAHDLGHWEVSSLSMTSCTSALVQMHVAELCETDGPLIVLTGEKAFHPWVSRLPVGLLAEVPSAAVFNAGQGSWRVAGTSVRHLPRFHQNPDTMSADDRRALQTVYADALIAFMEESLARYGTAVTRNMAFLPHNLNRPMTDVIIRHFGWEALSFHGDMARTGHAYCSDGFMNLAAFEAAGRPERQVLILAAGTGVTFATCLLDRIPTPKL; this is encoded by the coding sequence ATGTCAGTTCTTTGCCACATTTCACTTCCTCAGGACGGCTATGCACATGTGCCGCTCTCTGAACTGAACGACACACATGGCCTAAACCGTCGCGCTTCGCAGACGTATGACAGGTTTTACGGATTGCAAGCTGTTATCCGTCACGAAGGTTCGCTGGACCGGATGTTGAGCGACGTGCTTGGTCGTGCGCTGGAGCAGGTTCCGGACGCGTCCGAGCGGGCGGGGCAACTTGTCTACTGCAAAACCCAGACCCACAACACGCGGACCGACTTGTCGTGGCTGCGGCGCTTTGCCGATGCGCATGACCTCGGTCATTGGGAGGTGTCATCGCTGTCGATGACAAGCTGCACCTCGGCCCTCGTGCAGATGCACGTCGCCGAACTTTGCGAAACAGACGGCCCGCTCATCGTTCTGACCGGAGAAAAGGCGTTTCACCCCTGGGTGAGTCGCTTGCCGGTGGGATTGTTGGCCGAGGTGCCGTCTGCGGCTGTGTTCAACGCAGGGCAGGGAAGCTGGCGGGTCGCGGGGACGTCGGTCCGGCATCTGCCCCGGTTCCACCAAAACCCCGATACGATGAGCGCCGATGATCGCCGCGCGCTCCAGACCGTTTATGCCGATGCCCTTATCGCATTCATGGAGGAGAGTCTGGCGCGCTACGGCACCGCCGTTACCCGCAACATGGCGTTTCTTCCCCACAACCTCAATCGTCCGATGACCGATGTCATCATCCGCCACTTCGGATGGGAGGCGCTCAGCTTCCACGGCGATATGGCCCGGACGGGCCATGCCTATTGCTCTGACGGATTTATGAACCTGGCGGCCTTTGAAGCTGCCGGGCGCCCCGAACGTCAGGTTCTCATCCTGGCGGCAGGGACCGGTGTGACCTTCGCCACCTGCCTGCTTGACCGCATTCCCACTCCCAAACTCTGA
- a CDS encoding acyl carrier protein, which yields MDPKIADAIAAALSEVTERPVSNVTADMRFDRDFDLDSYMFVQFLLGLEDKVPGLRFDPESIGQAGFNTMGSLADHIAGRVSATGEMADA from the coding sequence ATGGATCCCAAGATCGCAGACGCCATCGCCGCCGCATTGTCCGAAGTGACCGAGCGTCCGGTTTCCAATGTCACGGCCGACATGCGCTTTGACCGCGATTTCGACCTGGACAGCTACATGTTCGTGCAATTCCTCCTGGGGCTGGAAGACAAGGTTCCGGGCCTGCGCTTTGATCCGGAATCCATTGGTCAGGCCGGGTTCAACACCATGGGCAGCCTGGCAGATCACATCGCCGGACGGGTCTCCGCGACCGGGGAGATGGCAGATGCTTGA